Within the Oncorhynchus masou masou isolate Uvic2021 chromosome 1, UVic_Omas_1.1, whole genome shotgun sequence genome, the region TGTCATAATGTAGCGGTTCTACCAACCTACCATGTATTGttttttgctgttgttgttttttttacaactttttacCAATTGTTTGTGGAGATATTGACCAAAAGAAGGAAGACCCAGGAAATATAATAAGAACACTATCAAAACAATAGGGTTGCTGCACCTGCTAGGACCCCTAATAAAATGTAACTCACATTAGGGTACATCGTATCAAAGTTTTTAATTACAAAAAGAGTTCCATCAGGTGACTTATACTGAGtccacaaaacattatgaacacctgtttGTTCCTTGACACAATCTGATCACGTCagtccaggtgaaagttatgatcccttattgatgacacttgttaaatccccttcagtcagtgtagatgaaggggaggagacgggttcaATAatcatttttaagccttgagacaattgagatgtggattgtgtatgtgtaccattaagagggtgaatgggaaaaacaaaatatttaagtgcctttgaacggggtatggtagtaggtgccatgtgcaccggtttgtgtcaagaactgcagcgctgctgggTATTTCACGCTAAACAGCTTCCTGTGTATATCATGAAGGGTCCACCatccaaaagacatccagccaacttgactcaGCTGTGGGGAGCAcagtgttcttaatattttgtgcAGTCAGTGTATGTAGATATATAGGCCTACAATATTTTAGTTGATGGAAGATTAACACATGTTTTTGCTGGTTAGTGAGAGAGTTGGATCTCTTGTCTTGATTGGTCCTCAAACTGTATCTCTCCTCATTGCTGAGCAGGAGGGACTTGGACTGTGATCACCGGCTGGAAGATAGAACTCACACACTCAATTAAGACATTATAACCGTCATGTTATAACAACATTCAATCACTGATTATACTTCAGATGTTCTTTTCAGTATCTGGTCAAATGCAATATTTGAACAATGAGAACAGGCCACTACCCCATTCTAGACACACCACAGGCATAGTATTGGTAGGCCTCCAACCAAACTTTGCATTTCAAGGTGATGTCTGTTGTCAGAAGGCAAGGACTGCAGTTGAACTGAAATTGGCCTAGTCATTTACAACTCACTGGAACATTTTCTTTCCCTTGTTGTTCCCATCATGAGCCAAATCATGATAATTCTGTGATAAAACCCCAATTTAGACTGTCCCACTGGCCAATGGATCTGTCTGGTATTTGCCAGAACTGACCTATGGCTAGTCCGTTTCTGATTTTAGAGGTTCCATTTCTACACTGACTCACCATTCGTTGTCCTGGAGAGCAGCAATTGACCACCTTGCAGCAATAGGCAGCGAGCGTGACAGAGATAGCGATGAGAGCAGTATTTATCAGGACCAACTCAGCAAGGTAATGTCCAGTAGAAGCCTGTTGACAGGAATTGGAGCAATGTGTACTTTGTTTCATGTGTTTATTCCTATTGTATGACATATTTTCTTTCTTTACACATTTAATTTGTAATATTTGCATGTGACATTTGATAAGTAATATTTGCATGTGACATTTCATAGGACATTCTTAATCTCAGCCCACTTTATCATCCAATATGATCATCCCTGTTTGAACATCCCCTTTTTCAATGTCAATTTACATTGAAGTATTTCCAACACATACTGACATATTGTCTGTACATACTCACAGTGATTGAATAGCAATAATCATTGTGATCGGTGCTGTTGACTTCAACGTATTTCCAGCAGCCATAACCATATCTGTGTCCACCCATGTCTGACACAGAGAAGATCAAGTTGATCACTGATGCTACACAGGCCACTACCTGCATCCCCAGACAGGCCTTcagctgagacagagaggggagaagagagcagCTGAGAGCAGAATAAATGCCACTGATACAGTATATCTCACCTGTTTTGTCAAAGAACATCTACGCCTACAAATTGCATAACTTACAGTGGGAAGATGGAGATTCTGTGCAGCTATGGCCAAACTACCAGCTATGATCACCTGTAGAGAATACAACAGTATAAGTCACATCAAAGTCATCGTCTCAACACTCAACTCTTTAATTTGCTCGTCTTTTAATATCAATCAAATGAGTGTAGGGGGCACATGTATGGTGGCCACTTACAAACAAAGATCCAATGACATGTATTAAATCTTCAACCACCATGCTCATGCCGTTGGTGAACATGACAATGACAGAACTGATATAGAACACACTGAGGACAATCTGAGTcacctgaggggagaggagagaggggtgaagtaAAATGAGCTCCatataaaataacataaaataacaTTTCATAAATCATAATACATTATAGTGACCTTTAAATGGATTGCcagactacacagacaacacattTATTTGCTCAGGATGATTTACCCCCAATGCTTTGGGTTCAGACTCCAGGTACTTCTGTTTTTTGTGAGGACTTCTCTGAAAAGTCACTGCGACAAGGGGACCCTCTGCACCCTCTGCACCAGGCACGGCCTCTTCATCTAAAAATAACATTTGAGTAAACAGTCTTGCAATAGACTGTTGAACCTACTGCAATACAATTCAATTGATCAAATAGATTGAAATGTTCTTTGGAAGAGCATATTGTGCAGATTGCTGTTCACATGCAAAGGTTCTTAACTATTACATTTCCTCAGTGCAGGACAAGACATTCTAACTGATGGTTTTTACTGGCATATTATTGTAGTTCATGTCTGTGTTCAAAATGACACGAAgtcgtgtcagaggaaggctcaaaAAAGATTGCGTTTGTTTTTAAAGCAAACATGCAGATCAGAGACCAGATTATCTTGTTTTTACTAACCATGCAATGCAATGATATTAGTTTTACCTGCCATAACTGTTGGATGTCATTAAGATCTCTGAAATCTTCGATAATCTTTCAAATAGTCTACTTTTGACTTCCTTGACGAAATTCAGAGCAAAACCACCAACGCCCCTCAACTCTTTGTGTGCCCCGTTATTTTTTATCAAATCCCGCCCCCTTGTTGTCAGAGGAATTTGACCCctctctacacactctacacatttGACCCCTCCCACACACTCCTCCCCTTAACTGTTAGATTTCCTCAGTGCTGGACAGGAAATTCTAACTGATGGTTTTTACTGGCATATTGTTGTAGACTATGTCTATGTTCATAATGACATCCTAagtagtgtcagaggaaggcccaaaaaattgtaaaagactccagtcacccaagtcatagactgctgaacaattaatcaaatggccacccggacaacTTGGcagtaagactgctgaacaattaatcacaTGGCCATCTGGACTATCATCAGCATAGCAGTGGAAGTGAACTTTACGATGTTGCAAGATCTCTCCCAGGGGTAGGAGGAATATGGATTCTTCTGACAATAACTATTCATGATTGAGGAAGGTTTTTGCACATTAATGATTAATTTACAGGAATGAGGTCCAATATTTGAATCATCAATTAAATGTATTCATAAATCTATTGCTTAAAGCTACGTGGTTCACTACAAATCACTTATCAATCCATAATCATTTAGCAGTTGTGAGATGGATGCCTACTTTAAGTAATAATGAGAGTGTATCTAGTCACACTACATCAAGCTACCTTCAAACATAAATAACGAATACACAATGATAAATGCAGTATCAACATTGTTCTGAAACATATTGGCTGGAGTTATGCTGTTATATAATAACCAATACCGCTAGACTGTAATTACATAGCAGTTACATAGCAGTTATTATGGAAGTACAAAGTGATACCATGTTTCCTAATTTGTTTTAAAGTGAACAGTAAGAAAGCATTTTTATCCAGCCTGGCACTATAACACCTGAATTGACTGGCCAATGAAGCACAAATCCATTGATACAGCCTAATGCAATTTGTTGTATCTGCCTGAGATAGATTTCAAATCGACAGCAGATCTGCAATAATATCACACAATCTTCAGCGATAACACTCATACTATGATCCTATCACCAATGTATACTTATTAGCTTTCACTTTAAATTAGAAACAGCAATATATACAAAGGTCATAAGTTTAGGGAGGCGTGCCCAGGGagaaggtaggctagttgagaacaagttctcatttgcaactgtgacctggccaagataaagcagaacagtgtgacacagacaacaacacagagttagacatggagtaaacaataaacaagccaattacacaaacaagtcaatgacacagtagagaaaagaaagtctatatacagtgtgtgcaaaaggcatgaggaggtaggcaataaataggccataggagcaaataattaaaatttagtgataaatgagcagatgatgtgcaagtagagatactggtgtgcaaaagaacagaaaagtaaatcaaataaaacggtatggggatgaggtagatagattgggtgggctatttacagatggactatgtacagctgcagtgatcggttagctgctcagatagttgatgtttaaagttggtgagggaaataaaagtctccaacttcagcgatttttgcaatttgttccagtcactggcagcatagaactggaaggaaaggcggccaaatgaggtgttggctttggagatgatcagtgagatatacctgctggaacgtgtgctacgtgtgggtgttgttatcgtgaccagtgaactgagataaggcaaagctttacctagcatagacttatagatgacctggagccagtgggtctggtgacgaatatgtagcgagggccagccgactagagcatacaggtcgcagtggtgggtggtataaggtgatttggtaacaaaacggatggcactgtgatagactgcatccagtttgttgagtagagtgttggaagctattttgtagatgacgtcgccgaagtcgatgatcggtaggatagtcagttttactacgGTAAGTTttgcagcgtgagtgaaggaggctttgtcgcgaaatagaaagccaattctagatttgatttttgattggagatgtttaatatgagtctggaaggagagattacaatctaaccagacacctaggttttTATAgtagtccacatattctaggtcggaaccgtcctgggtggtgatgctagtcgggcgggcgggtgcgggcagtgaacggttgaaaagcatgcatttggttttactagcgtttaagagcagttggaggccacggaaggagtgttgtatggcattgaagcttgtttggaggttagttaacacagtgtccaaagaagggccagaagtatacagaatggtgtcgtctgtgtagaggtg harbors:
- the LOC135550982 gene encoding uncharacterized protein LOC135550982 isoform X3; protein product: MCCLCSLAIHLKVTQIVLSVFYISSVIVMFTNGMSMVVEDLIHVIGSLFVIIAGSLAIAAQNLHLPTLKACLGMQVVACVASVINLIFSVSDMGGHRYGYGCWKYVEVNSTDHNDYCYSITASTGHYLAELVLINTALIAISVTLAAYCCKVVNCCSPGQRMPVITVQVPPAQQ
- the LOC135550982 gene encoding uncharacterized protein LOC135550982 isoform X1, which produces MTSNSYDEEAVPGAEGAEGPLVAVTFQRSPHKKQKYLESEPKALGVTQIVLSVFYISSVIVMFTNGMSMVVEDLIHVIGSLFVIIAGSLAIAAQNLHLPTLKACLGMQVVACVASVINLIFSVSDMGGHRYGYGCWKYVEVNSTDHNDYCYSITASTGHYLAELVLINTALIAISVTLAAYCCKVVNCCSPGQRMPVITVQVPPAQQ
- the LOC135550982 gene encoding uncharacterized protein LOC135550982 isoform X2, whose amino-acid sequence is MADEEAVPGAEGAEGPLVAVTFQRSPHKKQKYLESEPKALGVTQIVLSVFYISSVIVMFTNGMSMVVEDLIHVIGSLFVIIAGSLAIAAQNLHLPTLKACLGMQVVACVASVINLIFSVSDMGGHRYGYGCWKYVEVNSTDHNDYCYSITASTGHYLAELVLINTALIAISVTLAAYCCKVVNCCSPGQRMPVITVQVPPAQQ